The nucleotide sequence TGCAGCCGGACCTCGGCGCCGTACTCCCGGGTGGCGCTGATCTTCGGCAGCGGGGCGCCCTGCGGCATGAACACGGTGGAACGCACCCCGAGCACCGCCGAGGCCAGCGCCACCCCCTGCGCGTGGTTGCCCGCGCTCGCCGCCACCACACCGGCGGCCCGCTCCTCGGGGAGCAGCCCGGCGATGCGCACGTACGCGCCGCGCAGCTTGAACGACCCCGTCCGCTGGAGGTTCTCGCACTTGAGGTGCACCGGCGCGCCCACCAGCTGGGACAGATGCCTGCTGCCTTCCATGGCGGTCGCCCGCGCCACGCCCGAGAGCATCTTCTGCGCTCCCCGCACGTCGTCGAGGGTGACGGGGCGCAAGGAGTCAGCCGTGCGGTAGCTCATGACACCAGCATCGCAGTTCACAGGCGGGAACGACCGCTGTGACCAACGTCCGGGACAGGTTTGCGCAGCGCCGGTACGACCCGCCTTCCGGCCGCGTACTCTGTCCCCCATTCCAGCCAGCCCCTTCATGAAGTGAGCCTCCGGCCATGCCCACAACACCTGAAATGTCGATGGACATGACGACCGTCGGTGACAGCGGTCTTCTCGACACGCTTCAGCACGAGGTCGCGGTGTTCGCCCGGCGTGCCGAACAGACCCGGCTCGGCGGCGTCGGGCAGGTGCGCAACTCCATGGACCGCGCCGCGTACCTGCTGCTCAACCGACTGGACAACGAAGGTCCGATGGGCGTCAAGGCGCTCGCCGCGAGCATGGGCATCGACTCCTCCACGGTCACCCGGCAGGTGGCCCCGCTCGTCGACACCGGCCTGGTCAAGCGCACCTCGCACCCCGAGGACGGCCGGGCCGTGGTACTCCAGCTGTCCCCGCGCGGGCAGTCCCGGCTGGAGGAAGTGCGTTCCTCCCGGCGCCAGTTGATGGCGGAGCTGACGGAGGACTGGGCGCCGGAGGAGCGCGAGGCGTTCTGTTCGCTCCTCACCCGCTTCAACACCGCGCTGTCCTCCCGGATGGCCGCCCAGGGCATGCCGGGCGCGGAGCCGTCGTCGGCCGCCTCCTGAGGCCCGCCCCGCGCGCGCGGTGACTTTCCGGCAGGGGGACGCGGCTCTTGACCGAAAGCGTGCCCCTGGCCTCATATGAGACCGGGGCACATGGCGCTCCAGGGGGACGGCGTCAGGCGGGAGGCTCGGTGTGCGAGGCAGGCGTGCGGACCAGGAGACCCGCCGGACGCGGGAGTTCGAGGCGTTCGTCGCCGGAGCGGGCGGGCGGCTGCTGCACGCGGCCACCCTGCTCACGGCCGAGGACGCGGACGCCAACCCGCGCGCCCGGCGCCTGCTGACGCTCGCCCTCGCGCACACGTACGCGTGCTGGGACCGGCTGCACGGCGAGGACCCGTACAACCGGGCCCGTGAGTACCTGGCCACCCGCTTCGCGCACGGCGCCTGGCACCGGTACGGCGCCCTGCCCCTCGGCCGAGGACGCGCGCACCCCGCGGCCGGCCCGCTGGCACGGCTCACCGCGCAGGAACGTCTCGTGCTGGTGCTGCGGCTCTACGAGGGGGTCGCCGACGAGCAGGTGGCGGCCCTGCTCGGGCTGCCCACGGAACGTGTCCGCACGGTCTGCGACCGGGCCATGGCGACGCTCCTGCATCCGCCGCGCGGACCCGCGCCCGCGGTGCGCCGGGCGAAGGCGGCGGCCTCGTGAACCGGCCCGAGCGGGAGGCCGCCGTACGCCGCATCATGGAGCGGACGCCCCCGCACGTGCCGACCGGCCTTCATACCGACGTCGTACGCCGGGGCAGCCGTATCGTGCGCCGCCGCAGGACCGTCCGGCGGCTGCTGTGGCTGCTGCTCTGCGCGGCCACGGTGGCGTTCGTGGTCTGGGCGGCGGTGGCCCGGCCCTGGGTGGAGCCGCCGTCGCAGACGACTCCACCGCTCACCGGCTGGTGATCCGCCGGGGGCCGGGACCGGGCGGCTAGCCCAGGGCCTGCTGGAGGTCCTCGAGGAGGTCGTCGACGTTCTCGATGCCGACGGAGAGCCGGACGAGGTCGCCGGGCACCTCGAGCGCCGAGCCGGCCACGGACGCGTGCGTCATGCGCCCGGGGTGCTCGATGAGGGACTCGACGCCGCCCAGCGACTCGCCGAGGGTGAAGACCTTGGCGCGGTTGCAGACCTCGACGGCCGCCTCCTCGCCCCCGGTGACCCGGAAGGAGATCATGCCGCCGAAGGCCCGCATCTGCTTGGCGGCGACCTCGTGTCCGGGGTGCTCGGGCAGACCCGGGTAGAGCACGCTCGTCACGCGCGCGTGGCGGGTCAGCATCTCGGCGACCTTGGTGGCGTTCTCGCTGTGCCGGTCCATGCGCACCGACAGCGTCTTGGTGCCGCGCAGCACCAGCCAGGAGTCGAAGGGCCCGGCGACTGCGCCCATCGCGTTCTGGTGGTAGGCCAGCTCCTCGCCGAGCTCCGCGTCGGCGGTGACCAGCGCGCCGCCGACGACGTCAGAGTGGCCGCCCATGTACTTGGTCAGGGAGTGCACCACGACGTCCGCGCCGAGTGACAGCGGCTGCTGAAGGTACGGCGTGGCGAAGGTGTTGTCGACGACGAGGCGGGCCCCGGCCTCCCGGGCGACCTGCGCGACGGCGGCGATGTCGGTGATGCCGAGCAGCGGGTTGGAGGGGGTCTCCACCCACACCGCCTTGGTCTTGGGGGTGATCGCGGCCCGCACGGCCGAGGGGTCGCTGGTGTCGGCCACCGACCACTCCACGCCCCAGCGCGCGACGACCTTCGCGAACAGCCGGAAGGTGCCGCCGTAGGCGTCGTTCGGGATCACCACGTGATCACCGGGGCTGAGCAGCGTACGCAACAGGCAGTCCTCGGCCGCCAGTCCGGACGCGAACGCGAGGCCCCGGCGGCCGCCTTCGAGGGCGGCGAGGTTCTCCTCGAGGGCGGTCCTGGTCGGGTTGGCGCTGCGGCTGTACTCGTAGCCGCCGCGCAGACCGCCGACGCCGTCCTGCTTGTAGGTCGAGACCTGGTAGATCGGCGGGACGACCGCGCCGGTGAGGGGATCGGCGGTGTTGCCCGCGTGGATCGCGAGGGTCTCGAAGTGCTGACTGATGTGCCTGTCGCTCATGGGCACCGAGCGTAGTCCGCTCACGGGCGTGGTGCGGGACGGCGGGGGGCGCGCAGGCGGGGGAGGCGGGCTCGGCCGCCCGGGTTTTCCACAGGTTCGGGGACGGGTTGGCCAATTGTCGGCGCGGTCTGGTTCGCTTGTCCCATGGAGATTCTGTTCGTGCTGGTCGCGGTGCTCATGGTCGGCTTCGTGCTGCTGCCGTTCCTGCGGCGCAGGCGCGGCATGATCGAACAGGTCCCGGTGGACCACCCGGACGCCGCGGACCCGGCCGCCTACGGCTTCGCGCGCACGGAGGAGCTGGACATCCGCATGCCGGGCCCCGACCAGGACCTGCTGGACGTCCTGGACGTGGTGCAGCACACCCAGGACTACCGGGCCGCGCAGCAGCTGCTGGCCGGCACGCCCGTCGAGGGCGAGCTGCGCTGGCAGCGCGTGCAGGCCTTCGCGGGCGCGGCGGCGCTGGAGCTCCAGCAGCGGCCGGGCGGCGTCGGGGAGACGCCGGGCGGGCAGTGGCTGCGGGTGTGGCGCACGGAGGCGCCGAAGGATCCGGGCGGCGCGGCGGTGCAGGCGGAGTTCCTGGCGCAGCAGGCGTGGCGGACGTCGACGCGGGGCACGGACGACTTCCGGATCATCATGGAGGAGGCGAAGGACGCCTGCGGGCAGGCCGCGCTGCTCTCCCCCGACGACCCGGTCCCGTACGTCGTCGAGCTGTCGGTGGCCCGGGGTCTTCAGTACTCGCAGTCGCAGTTCGAGCAGCTCTGGCTCCAGATCCTGGACCGGTCCCCGGCCCACATGGGGGCGCATCTGGCGGCCCTGCACTACTGGTGCGAGAAGTGGCACGGCTCGCGCGAGCTGGCCTACTCGTTCGCCGAGGCCGCGGCGGCGAGGGCGCCCAAGGGGTCGCTGCTCGCGGCGATGCCCCTGTTCGCCGTCTTCGAGCACCTCCCCGAGGTGAACCTGGTGCGCGGGTTCTACGAGAGCGAGGTCGTGACGAAGGCGATGCACGGCGCGCTGTACGCGGTGCACGCGGCCCGGCACGACGACCCGATGCTGGCGCACGTCCGGCACCTGCTGATCTTCTTCCTGGTACGCGCCGAGCGCTGGTCGGAGGCGATGAGCCAGCTCGTCCACGTGGACGGTCATGTGGGCGCCCTCCCGTGGACCCTGTCCCCCGACCCGGCCGGCGAGTTCGCGGTCTACCGCGCGCTGGCGGTGGCGGGCTACGAGGCCAACGGCGGCAGCCCGGCGACGCTGCCCCACTGACCGTCCGCGCGGAGCGCCTCCCGCTCCGGGGCGAGGACGGCCGGGGCGAGGGGACCGGCCGCCGGGATCACCCGATCCTGAAGTCGGCCGCCTCCCTGTCCAGGGTCGTGCTGCCGTCCTGCGCGGTGGCCAGGACCGCGACGTGCCAGACGCCGTGCGGCGACGACTGGGCGTCGGCCAGGGTCACCGTGGTGGTGTAGGTGCAGCGCGCGGTGTCCTTCCCGGCGGGCTTGCAGACGGCCGACTCCACCGCGGCCATGTCCTTCTCCGTCAGCCCTTTCTCGGCGAACTCCGAGTCCGCCGGCCACGCGAGGACCTTGACGTTCTTGACGCCGGAGGAGGCCTTCACCTCGGTGACGAAGGTCAGCGAGCCGTCGCGCTGCGCGCCGGGGGCGGTGTAGCGGGCGGTGCTGTGCGCCAGCGCCGGGGGCTGTTCCCCGGCGTGGGCGACGGCGAAGGCACCGGCGCCCCCGAGGACGACGACACCGGCGGTCACGGACAGGGCAACGCGTCGGGACATGGGATTCTCCGCAACTGTCTCAGCTGGTTCGGGCCGCCGCTTCCCGGCTGCTCCACTGGGAGGATCCTCGCCGCGCGGCCGTCCGCCGGACATGAGCACGGGTACTCAACTCGGTCTGGGTAGCCGGGCTTTGGTACGGGTGCCGGTGCCGTCCCCCCCCCGGTTCACCAGTCGTGCAGGGTGCCGTCCGTCAGCCTGTTGACCGGCAGGTACGCCGGTTCGTACGGGAAGCGCCGGGCCGCCTCGGTGTCGAGTTCGACCCCCAGGCCCGGGGTGTCGGACGGGTGCAGGAGGCCGTCCTCGAACCGGAAGGACGTGCGGAAGACCTCCAGCGTCCGCTCGGAGTGCCGCATGTACTCCTGGATGCCGAAGTTGTGCACGGCCAGGTCCAGATGGAGCGCCGCCGCCATGCCCACCGGGGAGATGTCGGTGGGGCCGTGCATCCCGGACCTGATGCCGTAGACGTCCGCGAGGTCCAGCAGCTTCTTCATGGCGGTGACGCCACCGGTGTGGGTGACGGCGGACCGCACGTAGTCGATCAGCCGCTCGCTCAGCAGCGTGGTGTAGTCGTGGACCGAGTTGAAGACCTCCCCGATCGCCAGGGGTGTCGTCGTGTGCTGCCGGATCAGGCGCAGCGCCGCCTGGTCCTCGGCGGGTGTCGCGTCCTCCAGCCAGAACAGGTCGTACGGTTCCAGCGCCTTGCCCAGCTGGGCGGCCTGGATCGGCGTCATCCGGTGGTGCCCGTCGTGCAGCAGCGGCAGTTCCGGACCGAACTCCGCGCGGACCGCCTCGAAGACGGCCGGCATGTGCCGCAGGTAGGCGCGGGTGTCCCAGGTCTCCACGGCGGGCAGGGGGCGTCCGCCGACGGCGGCCCGGCGCGCGGGCTCGTAGTCGTAGCGTTCCTCGCCCCGCGCGCCCGAGTCCG is from Streptomyces asoensis and encodes:
- a CDS encoding sigma factor-like helix-turn-helix DNA-binding protein, with amino-acid sequence MRGRRADQETRRTREFEAFVAGAGGRLLHAATLLTAEDADANPRARRLLTLALAHTYACWDRLHGEDPYNRAREYLATRFAHGAWHRYGALPLGRGRAHPAAGPLARLTAQERLVLVLRLYEGVADEQVAALLGLPTERVRTVCDRAMATLLHPPRGPAPAVRRAKAAAS
- a CDS encoding cystathionine gamma-synthase, whose translation is MSDRHISQHFETLAIHAGNTADPLTGAVVPPIYQVSTYKQDGVGGLRGGYEYSRSANPTRTALEENLAALEGGRRGLAFASGLAAEDCLLRTLLSPGDHVVIPNDAYGGTFRLFAKVVARWGVEWSVADTSDPSAVRAAITPKTKAVWVETPSNPLLGITDIAAVAQVAREAGARLVVDNTFATPYLQQPLSLGADVVVHSLTKYMGGHSDVVGGALVTADAELGEELAYHQNAMGAVAGPFDSWLVLRGTKTLSVRMDRHSENATKVAEMLTRHARVTSVLYPGLPEHPGHEVAAKQMRAFGGMISFRVTGGEEAAVEVCNRAKVFTLGESLGGVESLIEHPGRMTHASVAGSALEVPGDLVRLSVGIENVDDLLEDLQQALG
- a CDS encoding DUF5707 domain-containing protein, coding for MSRRVALSVTAGVVVLGGAGAFAVAHAGEQPPALAHSTARYTAPGAQRDGSLTFVTEVKASSGVKNVKVLAWPADSEFAEKGLTEKDMAAVESAVCKPAGKDTARCTYTTTVTLADAQSSPHGVWHVAVLATAQDGSTTLDREAADFRIG
- a CDS encoding MarR family winged helix-turn-helix transcriptional regulator; this translates as MSMDMTTVGDSGLLDTLQHEVAVFARRAEQTRLGGVGQVRNSMDRAAYLLLNRLDNEGPMGVKALAASMGIDSSTVTRQVAPLVDTGLVKRTSHPEDGRAVVLQLSPRGQSRLEEVRSSRRQLMAELTEDWAPEEREAFCSLLTRFNTALSSRMAAQGMPGAEPSSAAS
- the manD gene encoding D-mannonate dehydratase ManD, with the translated sequence MRIASAEVIVTSPGRNFVTLRITTEDGVTGLGDATLNGRELAVQAYLDAHVIPLILGGDASRIEDTWQYLYRGAYWRRGPVTMAAVAAVDTALWDIKAKCADMPLYQLLGGASRRGALAYGHASGRDIPELLDSVREHLELGYRAIRVQSGIPGLDSVYGVADSGARGEERYDYEPARRAAVGGRPLPAVETWDTRAYLRHMPAVFEAVRAEFGPELPLLHDGHHRMTPIQAAQLGKALEPYDLFWLEDATPAEDQAALRLIRQHTTTPLAIGEVFNSVHDYTTLLSERLIDYVRSAVTHTGGVTAMKKLLDLADVYGIRSGMHGPTDISPVGMAAALHLDLAVHNFGIQEYMRHSERTLEVFRTSFRFEDGLLHPSDTPGLGVELDTEAARRFPYEPAYLPVNRLTDGTLHDW